DNA sequence from the Orcinus orca chromosome 2, mOrcOrc1.1, whole genome shotgun sequence genome:
tctttgttgctgcgtgcaggctttctctagttgtggcgagcgggggctactctttattgcggtggcttctcgttgtggagcacaggatctaggcgcgcaggcctcagcagttgtggcttgcaggctctagagtgcaggctccgtagttgtcgcgcacgggcttcgttgctccgcgacatgtgggatcctcccggagcagggcttgaacccgtgtaccctgccttggcaggcaaattcttaaccactgcgcctccagggaagtcctattcagATTCTTAACTTGTAGACTGTTGAGATTATTTATAGCTTTGTGTACCAAGATGACCcaggaaaaaaagcaagcatTCTTCAGAGTTATATAAAGtgccattttgaaatttatttaccATTTAGAAAACTGGTAGCAGAGGAAGCATTTCACTAAATAAATCTCTTGGTtggattttactttttaaggtgGCATGTCTCTTGGAgttcattttattcacttataattacatatttctgattaaagttaatattttttcaataagtTCTCTTTGTAAATGTTAATCAGTAGTTTTAGATTATAGAAACAGGCTATCATTAGactttaattaaaaagtttaagaattCTAACTGAAAGGAAGTATTCTAAAACAGTTTAGAcattatatgttctttttttcaaagATATAGGAAGAagttaattctgtttttgtttttgtttttttgtttttgcggtatgtgggcctctcactgttgtggcctctcccgttgcggagcacaggctacggacgcgcaggctcagcagccatggctcacgggcccagccgctccgcggcatgtgggatcttcccggaccggggcacgaaccagtgtcccctgcatcggcaggcggactctcaaccactgcgccaccagggaagcccagaagttaaTTTTGAATTATAAAGTTATTcatccaaaaattttaaaaaatttatttcctttgacTTCTAGTTGTATGACTTGAGTAAATAAACATTTAGAGCTGATTTTCTTATTTGAACAATGCCGATAATGATACTTGTATTTACCTCCCAAGGTtatgaaatcaaataaaatagtaTGTGGAATATAAATCAGGCATGGTGTTAGGTAAGCAATAATGTAGACAGATGTAGTACCTCCCTTTAAAGCACTTACAGTGTAGTGGAGGAGAATGTCCAACCAGTCTTTTTGCAAATAATTATTTAACGTTCTGTGAGCTAAGTACTAAGAAAAAAGTACAGGGAGCCTGAGACTAGTCTTGGCTCACAGAAAGCTGCCCTGGGGAAGAGAAATTTAATGGAGACTTATCAATGGAAGGGGTTGTGGGAGACAAGTCCTAGCAAAAGAAGAATAGTATTTGCAAAGACCCTAAGTTTTGAAGAGACTTAGTAACCAAAAAAGCAGTCTGGCTGGCAAAGAGCACCTTTTAACCTTCACAATAATCCTGTGAGttaactccattttatagattaaaaaactgaagctcagagtggttaagtaattTGTATAGTGTCTTACTGTTTGTAAATGGCAGATTAATATTTTGAACCCAGGTTGGTCAGCCTGATTCCAGCGTCCTTGTTCTCTCTACTATGCCATTCTTTCTCCGAGTCACTTAGCTCAGCGGTTATTGTGCTCCTAAACACATCTTCTCTCTTGTTATTTCTCAGAGGGCTTAGCAGCTCTCCCTCTGGCTAATTGTGGAGGCAAGGATCAGGTTCTTTCCTTACACTAAGGTAATAATAAGATTTAACTCTTACAGGTTATATCTCTTGTTTGTATACTGTAGAACTCCAGAGATCCTAAAAGCTTTTTCAAGGGTAGGAATTTTGTAGATTCTGGGGCTGATATGAAACTGCAGTGTTGTTTGTAGcctctcatttaaaaatagcCTCATGGTGCTCATGGGGTGCTTTAGTAGTGCCAGCATTTCCATCAGCCTCTCTGCCCTACCCACAAGACACTCCACATAAACAAAGATCTGAGTAATAAACAGCATGCTTCTGCTGTTGCCTCTGCCTACTCCCACAAACCCCTCCTGTATAGAAATCCTAATGCCACCACTAATAATGCATTTTATTGgaagaatgcaaattaaaagggTTCCGttgctttaaaaatttgaaaaacactatCCTAGCTTGTGTGAAGTTCAAGGGAAATATTTCCTAAATGAGGAATTTTTCCGATTCTTCATATCTGTTTATCTCCTACTACACTTGCATTGACTCCCCCAAACATCTTCGTAAATTGGggatggatttttgtttttgttgttaaagCTTGTGGAGATAGTGTAGATTGGTACATTGAAGCCCAGTATTTGAAACCTAGGGGTAAAAAAATTCCTATGCCTTCCTGTCTCCAGATACTTTTatgatagagaaaataaattaatccaGGCTCAGTGtcgttgttttatattttatgtcattGTCGTTTATGTAAGAAGAGATATTATTAATGCAGATACCTAGTTAAATCTTTTGTTGTCAGAGTTTATTaagcaattattttttccttttaaaatctttttctaagCAATCTGTTAACCTTAATTTTTCTTGCCCTCTTAAAAGGCACTGCATAAATTTGAGGGAGGACTATTTTTAGGCCCTGTCTCATTTTAACTATCTAACTGGTCCTGCGTGATTTTCTTGGAATTTGTGAACTTTGTTGTAAAGTAATTCATAGTTCTAGGTAGATGGAGGTTGATGCTTTATCCTAATTGTCGAaaatttttgtattctttgttttCAGAGGGTTTCACTTGGTAGAGCCTGATTTACTTGAAATGCGAAGTAATAAATTGATTCCCTCCACTACCCCTCTTTGTCCTCAGTTTTATGTGAAACACTGAAGTAAATGTTTGCCCTAtgaatttctctcctttttaaaagcaCCCAGAGATGCACATTTTAGGGACTCATGCTAGAATACTTTGTCATTATCGTTCTCCTGATCTTTCCTTTCACGTTGCCTAAACACAGCTGAGTTGGTAAGAGGAGCAAAGACAACAAGATACCGCTGCCAAGCAGACAGGAAGCTGTAGTGGACCTAGCGAGCAGGGGCGGCAGAGCGTATCCTCCATCCAATCAGCTATGAGTGCTGTTGCTATGTGAGCTCTTACTCTGCTGCCTTTGTGAAAAACCTTACACAGAGGGAAGCGGAATCAGCACCCACTGCTGAACATTTGTTTTAACCACTGCAGACATCTGGATCCCTCAGTTACTGACTGTATAGCTATTGACAGCCAGAAGGCAACTTATTTTACACAAGGATTCCAGTATGGTTTTCAGTGGAAACAAAGGGCTTCACAGAGAAGGTGTGTAATGAAGTGTTTTCAACGGCTTTATTTTTAAGCTTCCAATTTTCTATAGCTGTTTACAGTTGTAGTGTTTGATTTGCGTGGATTTTTAATAAATAGGTCCAGGAAAATGATCTCAGGTTGAAAAACATTGAACTTAGGGAATTTTCTTTAGCTTCATATAGCCTGTTTTCTTTGAACAGCATtgcttaaaagatttttaaaatgctggtcTGAACAATGAGTAGggagaaaagaaaccaaaatacAATATGCTTActttaatggggaaaaaatatgataaaaatgagaaaactgggacGAGAATGAGGTTTAGACAGAAGTATTAACTGTACTTGGGGGTAGgaggtgtttttaaaataaaagctgttAAGGAGAATGTATTTAATATAAGTTACGtatttttaactgaaattcaTTGTTTCTGAATTtgacagagattgtcagaattTAGCTTAGTGAGAATTTTGACATACTTTTGACATGGTGTCTTTCTATAAAGGATTTGTGAAGATGCTACCTCAAATTGTATAACCTCTTAATTATTTGATCTGTTGGCTAGTACTTCTCAGTTCAGATAAAGGATAGTAGTAAAATCCAACTGCAAAGGTAGTGGCATGTTCTATTAAATGTCCatatagaaaactgaaaaaataaaggattttgAAGACAAACCAGAAATGtttaagataatattttaaaattaaagtaaaccttaattaaatataataattccaTATCTGACTTAGTTAATACTGCAAATATAGTACAGTCTTATTAAATTGAACCTAATTCAATATTTGTAATAATTGAACAGAATATGGGTTACAGTTTATGAGATCTGGAAAAACCAGTTTATCCAACTAATTATAGgcaagttttaaaatatcttagatataaagaaaagttttacataatttcaaatactgtgaaattatattttacatagttGATTTAGCTAATGATTCTCTTAAATTAATTAAAGCAGAACAGAATACTAATTAGTATATTGCCCATTTATGAacaattttcttttgcttatcCAGTTTCACCCAGTTGTGTAAGTGGCTCCTTTTTAATTCACTAGGTAACTTATGTctgaataaaattaatataatataaattccaAGTTAATATTcaagctttattttttatctctacaaatgatatattttggaataggATTGGTTTTGATATTGTTGTTCTCTTCAAGAAGTGCTTGTCATTAGGAAGGGGTAGCATTATTTGATAAGAGAGGAGAGATATATCTTTTCTTGAAAAGAACTCAAAATACATTTCATGCTTTTGCGCCCATTACTgatcatttttaaagatacatatatatttatagtaagtTAAGGATTTCAAATAGGAGgtgaaaatttacaaaataaattggCCTTAAACGTTAAAAAAGTGTTTTATGTGAGCCTACATGTTGCTAAACTTTAAAAGACTGGCATTTCTTAGTTTTTTCAGTTCGTTACGTGTACCCCCAAACTTGAACTTGATAGGAGTTACAAAAATTATGGCAAAATAAGGAAAGCTATTATAGTTTTTGGACTTGGTGGCCTTTGCAATATAAAGCACTCATTTGCAGAAGAGGAGCTATGAGAAGGGCAGGGATGGGAGGCAGAGGTATGCTGAGTAGACCCAAGTTCATCAAATGTAGCTCTAACCACATGGAAGTCAATctagttatttccatttttttttagctATCACTCTCATCaactactattttattttttaatatacaacCACAAAAACCAAAATGTTGCTTGAACTGGTTTACTACTCCCTTTTCCTTGGTTTATTTCTTAAGAATTAACAGACTTTCCAAGAGCAGGGTGATTTCATTCATATGCTGCGAAAATAAAGGTACATGATATTGGCAAGAAATTTGGATCTACTGTTGTGTCACACAAAAGCTTTGCCTTGTGTTGCAGGAGGAATAGTCTTGGCAGAATCCCAGATTTTATTCCTGGGCTCAGCCCCTAAAGATGGTTCTTACACGTCTTAACACATCTGAAAGTTCCTCTGGTCAAGGCTAGTGACACTGCTAGCATATTTCAACTCTTTGAATTTATCTGTTATTTGACAATAGAATTTTAATTGTCTTATTCTGTGCCAGATctttaaattaactatacttctttgtacttgaaaatagaaaaatacttcaGTTCTCAAAAatagtgatttcttttttctcttagccACTTGATACAGTAGCAAATAGAAGTTCTTATATTTATCAGATGCAGTGTGATTGCtgtaacagattttattttaaataaaataattttttttgtttattcttaaataaccaggcaataatatgaaaatagtatttcatttatagttcttcaaaaaaaattctgtaatttaaaatttcaggcTGGGAAGGGGTAACAATCtgagtatttctttctcttttggtcTTTTGTGAAAAATCATTCCTACAGCAAGTATTATCCCAAACGTTTGATTCCTACATGTATGCTCTAAGTGCTCTATGATACAATGTTTCTTTGACTCCTTCTTGCAGAAATTCCATCACTTGTTCATGTTCTGAATCCAAAAAAGATTTGATTATTATAGTCAGCTAGGCAGGGAAGTTTTGTCTTAAcagcactttcttttttaatgatttttttttttacaaaagtttATTCTTAAATGTACAATAGGTTTCAAGACAACACTTCATTCTAGCTATAGGTGGCAACAGATGTTATGGCAGGGAATCCAGATGTTTAATCCAGATGTTTAAACAGGAATGGAATTAAGGATCATCATTGCCTCAGGCACAAGGaacagcttacttttttttttcttgataactaGACATATTTGATAATATATGGTAGCAGATCTAGATTCTCATTTCttacccctgccccccaccccatagattgttgttgctgctgctgtgtgcacatgtgtatgtgtgtgtgtgttgttcatTAACTTGCCTGGACACAGTACGTGGAGTCTAGAAACAGCTTACTTTTTACCAGATTTCTTAATTCCACCTGTGCCCAGGGGGCCTTTCCTCGCGGCCTTTGCTTTTAGCTCCTCgagtttcttttcctcctccttcagtTTCTGCTTGAATGCCTTATCTTCCTCATCCATCTCTTTGGTTTGCATCTTGGGCTGCTTCAGGGGCTTCTTCTTGCCACTTTCGTGGCCCGACGTGGCGcctgctgccccttccccagaCCCTGCCACCAGATGCCTCTTAACAACATTTTATCAAGCATTTTCATGTTGCAACAGTGTTATTGCATAAACTATATTGCTTTTGCAAGAGcatagtaaatctttttttttaaatcttcagatGCCGTTGTATCTAAAATCAAAGacccaagttttaaaaaacatagtcGTTTACTGTACTGCTTGAATCTGATTATATAATCCTTTGTGATGAGGCTGAGTTATAAGTGGTAGTATGATGACTGTTACTTGAGAAACTGGAAATGTTGCCTTGTTGCTCACTGGTCTCTATTTTACTCATTTAAAGACTTCTGAACATCAAAGGATTTGAATTATAAGGTTTATGATAAGCACAGggacattaaaattataaattacagGAAGTAGTCAAGATAGGGTAGAAAAAATAGCCGGGCCCTAAGGGTCATACATAGTTGGGCCTCAGATTTTGCTGTAGGCATCTTGTCATCCAGAGTATGAAAGGGGAACTCTGCCAGTTATTTACAATCAttgttatttatataatatttttttgctaaatattaaccattctcttttctttaaaattattctacatttttaaattctgagaattttaagtatagttttttatatttttccctctAAATTTCACATATGCAGATATACTTTTATGCAGATGTCTCAATTTACTTTATGACCCAGAAAATTGTGGAAGTTTGGAGATTTGGGCAGAAGAAAGGGCAAGGCTGATAGGGAAGTATGCGACTAAACCTCTGAAGAAAGATAATAGTCAATAATGGCAAGGAAATAATGAGTAAATGGGAAGATAAATGaagaagagaaggcagaaaaaaatttgtttgaTGTAGTGTTATTtttggtgtgcgtgtgtgtgtgtgtgtgcacacctgtGTGTGCATACAAGTGCCCACAAGTTCTGGGCTGACTGACTAGAGTTGGTAAATCCACTGGGGATTTGTTTACCGGGAAGTAACTCATTTCTGACTTTTCTTTTGAATTCCTCAACTAGGATTGGGCTAAGGGTGACCTTGTATTTACCACTCATTAATGACAAGGGATAAGCCAGCTGTCTGGAAGCCAGAAATTAAATATTGTCACATACATGATGAATGTAACAGTTTTGAAATATAAGAACTTACAGAATAAAAATCTGGTGGTGTAGGGCTAAAATTTGAAAACTCAAACTTCTAAGCCAAAATGTTCAGAAAATgctcttttgtcattttaataag
Encoded proteins:
- the LOC117197382 gene encoding translation machinery-associated protein 7-like is translated as MELGNIRCSGPVISRAELFLEEHPGSGEGAAGATSGHESGKKKPLKQPKMQTKEMDEEDKAFKQKLKEEEKKLEELKAKAARKGPLGTGGIKKSGKK